Proteins encoded by one window of Cyclobacteriaceae bacterium:
- a CDS encoding aldehyde dehydrogenase family protein, translating into MPNLEEKLVSDWINDLFKRQQEYLPTLRKEPVSTRKAHLKKLKQWVLSHRPMIQRAVYADFKKPAAEVDGTEIFPVVDEIAHALANLDRWTKPKKVDAPITMLGTRSVIVAEPKGVCLIIAPWNYPFNLCVGPLVSALAAGNSVIIKPSEATANTSALIKKMCDDLFEDRVVAVCEGGLEVSQHLLKLPFDHIFFTGSPAIGKVVMKAAAENLTSVTLELGGKSPTLVTPSANLKDAARRIAVTKFINNGQTCIAPDYVLVHESIKDKLIDRLKEEVKTLFQEGDKPLEQSPHYARIVNEKHFARLSNMLRELVEKGAQLHLGGRVDAADQFIHPVIVSDIPAGAQIMEEEIFGPLLPILTYKNLNDAIRLINSKPKPLALYIFGSDTRERKQVLRETSAGTVCINDCAIQFLHHNIPFGGVNNSGIGKSHGYFGFLAFSNEKPVLRQRSGLTSISPLYPPYTPGVKRIMDWLLKLI; encoded by the coding sequence ATGCCCAACCTCGAAGAAAAGCTGGTTTCTGACTGGATTAACGACCTTTTTAAACGTCAGCAGGAGTATTTGCCTACCCTTCGAAAGGAGCCTGTTTCAACACGGAAGGCTCATCTGAAAAAACTGAAGCAGTGGGTCTTGTCGCATCGGCCCATGATTCAGCGGGCCGTTTATGCCGATTTTAAAAAGCCTGCGGCTGAGGTTGATGGCACCGAAATATTTCCGGTGGTGGATGAAATCGCGCATGCATTGGCTAACCTTGATCGGTGGACCAAGCCCAAAAAAGTTGATGCGCCCATAACCATGCTGGGCACACGCAGCGTAATTGTTGCCGAGCCGAAAGGAGTTTGCCTGATTATTGCCCCATGGAATTATCCGTTCAACCTATGCGTGGGCCCATTGGTTTCTGCATTGGCTGCCGGTAACAGTGTTATTATTAAGCCATCTGAAGCAACAGCAAACACATCTGCCTTGATAAAGAAAATGTGCGATGATCTGTTTGAAGATCGTGTGGTTGCTGTGTGCGAAGGAGGCCTTGAGGTTTCGCAACATTTATTAAAACTTCCGTTCGATCATATTTTTTTCACCGGTAGTCCGGCCATCGGTAAGGTGGTGATGAAAGCCGCAGCCGAAAACCTTACTTCAGTTACACTTGAGTTAGGCGGAAAGTCACCCACATTAGTAACGCCATCAGCCAACCTGAAAGATGCAGCCAGGCGTATAGCGGTAACCAAGTTTATCAACAACGGACAAACCTGCATTGCGCCCGACTATGTGCTGGTTCATGAATCCATTAAAGATAAATTAATCGATCGCCTGAAGGAAGAAGTGAAGACGTTATTTCAAGAAGGGGATAAGCCGCTTGAGCAATCGCCACACTACGCCCGAATCGTTAACGAAAAACATTTTGCCAGGCTAAGCAACATGCTGCGAGAATTGGTGGAGAAAGGCGCACAACTTCATCTCGGTGGACGAGTGGATGCAGCCGATCAGTTCATTCACCCGGTTATTGTTTCGGATATACCGGCCGGAGCACAGATTATGGAGGAGGAAATATTTGGCCCGTTATTGCCGATCCTTACCTACAAAAATCTGAATGACGCCATTCGGCTGATTAACAGCAAACCAAAACCACTCGCACTTTATATTTTCGGATCGGATACCCGTGAAAGAAAACAGGTGTTACGGGAAACATCAGCCGGAACAGTTTGTATTAACGATTGTGCCATTCAGTTTTTACATCACAACATACCTTTTGGGGGTGTAAACAACAGCGGTATTGGCAAATCGCATGGGTATTTTGGTTTTCTGGCGTTTTCCAACGAAAAGCCCGTTTTACGTCAGCGAAGCGGCCTTACTTCCATCAGCCCGTTGTATCCACCTTATACCCCGGGCGTTAAAAGAATCATGGACTGGCTGCTAAAATTAATTTAA
- a CDS encoding AsmA-like C-terminal region-containing protein — MLKKILIVIGIVFVVLLAAALILPVVFKDDIKAAIDKELAKSINADVVFDADNFSLTLFRNFPNITVEMRDFGVINREPFAGEVLFATERLEVEVNLKDVLFGDQLRLKGITLVSPLINVKVLEDGRANYDIAIASEEQEVTTEESGDFSFGIDHWEVIDGDITYDDLSLPFLLTLKNVNHSGSGDFTQDVFDLKTSTTADTVTVKYDGMEYLTNKRAAIDAIISISEEYTKYTFKENSAKINDFAMSFDGWFKMNENDYGMDISFNSPKNTFKSLLSLVPGMYSESFTDIKTDGELQFAGFVKGTYSETQMPAFQVNLNVMEAMFQYPDLPTAVNNINLNMLVDNRDGNIDNTVIDVKKFHMDFGSNPFDARALISKLYPTEVDANINAKLNLAELSKMFPVEGMEMRGNYAIDLTAKGVYDSLKKTIPSINAIMSLANGYVKTSEFPLPLQDLKFNSSVKNTSGRMAETFIAVNDFSMVMDGEKFSADMLIQNLEDITWDVKANGGIDLEKITKIFPVEGMTLAGKVKADLQTKGRMSDLEAERYDKLPTSGNASLREFKYESTDLPYAVTLAQADMSFDPRKIDLKQVTGTIGKSDFNVNGSVSNYMGYLFSPNQLLKGSMNFSSTLLDLNEFMTETEETTEETEPYGVIPVPENIDFLLKSSIATVKMMDFNISNAKGDIVVKDGVANLSGLSFNLLGGAFTVNGAYNTKDMEHPKYDFALKIENMALAQAASSFSIVQNYAPVAGLMSGNFSTDFKLSGELLQDMMPNLKTVNGEGLVKVAQAALKESKLISGITSLTKLDDTKEVTMKDVLMSASIKDGKLSVKPFNVKFGEYTTSVTGSTGIDGSIDYALKMDVPAGKMGAQLNSFVSQYTGGTSDPNAMIPVNIGLDGTFLDPKPQLLMSEQKQQVQQAVTSAVKQEAEKKATELVSGLLGTKSDTTKTDSTKTTDPKQKVVDEGVKTIQNLLKKKKKN; from the coding sequence ATGTTGAAGAAAATCCTGATTGTTATTGGAATTGTTTTCGTAGTGCTGTTAGCCGCTGCGCTTATTCTTCCGGTTGTTTTTAAAGATGATATTAAGGCTGCCATTGATAAGGAGCTGGCAAAATCCATCAATGCCGATGTGGTATTTGATGCAGATAATTTCAGCCTGACGCTTTTCCGGAATTTCCCCAACATTACCGTTGAGATGCGCGACTTTGGCGTAATCAACCGCGAACCATTTGCCGGTGAAGTGTTATTCGCAACCGAACGCCTGGAAGTTGAAGTAAACCTAAAGGATGTATTGTTTGGCGATCAACTTCGGTTAAAGGGCATCACGTTGGTCAGCCCGCTGATCAATGTTAAGGTATTGGAAGATGGCCGAGCAAACTATGACATTGCCATTGCTTCGGAGGAGCAGGAAGTAACTACGGAAGAATCGGGTGATTTTTCATTTGGCATCGATCACTGGGAAGTGATCGATGGTGACATTACTTACGATGACCTTTCCTTGCCGTTTTTGTTAACATTGAAAAACGTAAATCATTCAGGTAGTGGTGATTTTACCCAGGATGTCTTCGATCTGAAAACATCCACTACAGCGGATACGGTAACAGTAAAATATGATGGCATGGAATACCTGACTAATAAACGTGCTGCTATTGATGCCATAATTTCTATCAGCGAAGAATACACAAAATATACCTTCAAGGAAAACAGCGCAAAGATCAACGACTTTGCCATGAGCTTTGATGGCTGGTTTAAAATGAATGAGAATGATTATGGCATGGACATCTCATTTAACAGTCCGAAGAATACATTCAAAAGTCTATTGTCGTTGGTGCCGGGTATGTATTCTGAAAGTTTCACTGACATAAAAACAGATGGCGAGTTGCAGTTTGCTGGTTTTGTAAAAGGCACGTACAGTGAAACTCAAATGCCGGCCTTCCAGGTAAACCTGAATGTGATGGAAGCCATGTTTCAATATCCTGATCTGCCAACGGCTGTAAATAACATTAACCTGAACATGTTGGTGGATAACAGAGACGGCAACATCGACAACACCGTAATTGATGTGAAGAAATTCCATATGGATTTTGGTTCCAATCCGTTCGATGCGCGTGCCCTCATCAGCAAACTCTATCCCACGGAAGTGGATGCGAACATCAATGCAAAACTTAACCTGGCCGAACTCTCAAAAATGTTTCCGGTTGAAGGAATGGAAATGCGCGGCAATTACGCCATCGACTTAACAGCAAAAGGTGTGTATGACAGTTTGAAGAAAACCATTCCTTCCATCAACGCCATCATGTCGCTGGCGAATGGGTATGTAAAAACATCGGAGTTCCCATTACCGCTACAAGATTTAAAGTTCAATTCGAGCGTAAAGAATACCTCAGGCCGCATGGCTGAAACGTTCATTGCGGTAAATGATTTTTCGATGGTGATGGATGGTGAAAAATTTTCTGCTGATATGCTCATTCAAAACCTGGAAGACATCACCTGGGATGTGAAAGCAAACGGAGGCATTGATCTTGAAAAAATCACAAAGATATTTCCTGTAGAGGGCATGACATTAGCTGGAAAAGTTAAGGCCGATCTGCAAACCAAAGGAAGGATGTCGGACCTGGAAGCGGAGCGTTACGACAAACTTCCTACAAGCGGCAATGCTTCACTGCGTGAATTCAAATACGAATCCACTGATTTACCCTATGCCGTTACACTGGCTCAGGCGGATATGAGTTTTGATCCACGAAAAATTGATTTGAAACAAGTAACCGGAACAATTGGCAAAAGCGATTTCAATGTAAACGGTTCGGTGTCCAACTACATGGGCTATCTGTTTAGCCCCAATCAGTTGCTGAAGGGTTCCATGAATTTTTCATCAACCCTGCTTGATTTGAATGAGTTCATGACCGAAACAGAAGAAACAACAGAAGAAACAGAACCTTATGGTGTTATACCAGTACCTGAAAACATCGACTTCCTGTTGAAGTCGAGCATTGCTACGGTTAAAATGATGGACTTCAATATTTCGAATGCCAAAGGTGATATCGTGGTGAAAGATGGTGTAGCTAACCTGAGTGGGTTGTCCTTTAATTTATTGGGGGGAGCGTTCACGGTAAACGGAGCGTATAATACAAAGGATATGGAGCATCCGAAGTATGACTTTGCATTAAAGATTGAAAACATGGCGCTGGCACAGGCCGCTTCTTCATTTTCAATTGTTCAGAACTATGCACCGGTAGCCGGTTTAATGAGTGGCAATTTTTCAACCGACTTTAAGCTCTCAGGCGAGTTGTTGCAAGACATGATGCCGAATTTGAAAACCGTGAATGGTGAAGGCTTGGTGAAAGTGGCACAGGCGGCCCTGAAAGAATCCAAACTTATTTCAGGGATCACCTCTCTTACCAAATTGGATGACACCAAAGAGGTGACCATGAAAGATGTGTTGATGTCGGCATCGATAAAGGATGGTAAACTGAGTGTTAAACCATTCAATGTAAAGTTTGGTGAGTATACCACTTCAGTTACAGGCAGCACCGGTATTGATGGGTCGATCGATTATGCCTTGAAAATGGATGTGCCGGCCGGGAAGATGGGTGCACAATTGAACAGTTTTGTAAGCCAATACACCGGGGGCACATCTGATCCGAATGCGATGATTCCGGTGAACATTGGGTTGGATGGAACATTTCTTGATCCGAAGCCACAGTTGTTGATGAGTGAGCAAAAGCAACAAGTACAGCAAGCTGTTACTTCGGCAGTGAAGCAAGAAGCAGAGAAAAAAGCAACCGAGTTGGTTTCAGGATTGTTGGGTACAAAATCAGATACCACCAAAACCGATAGCACGAAAACCACTGATCCAAAGCAGAAGGTGGTTGATGAAGGTGTGAAAACAATCCAGAACTTACTGAAGAAAAAGAAGAAAAATTAA
- a CDS encoding M20/M25/M40 family metallo-hydrolase produces the protein MRILLNALLILLLVLPSVAQEKVDTAMVSRIKKEGFENSQVMNILGMLTDVHGPRLTNSPGYKSAANYAKAELEKWGLQNAHFDYWDEDFGRGWYLKKFSLHATAPVYFPVIAFPKAWTPGIKGNVQAEAVYLDIQKEEDLEKYKGKLKGKIVLFSLPTPVKPGFEPDARRWEEKDLLDMANSGPTEAFRGRRFFAPTEPQRLAFKKWDMCMKEGALAILEASPSSRLEDGTVMASAATVPYPPEAPFEGRLQSRSANAPKILPQVVVSAEHYNRMVRQIQQGIPVKLEMALETEFTPNEKGFNVIAEIPGTDLKDEVVMIGAHLDSWHSGTGTTDNASGSAVMMEAMRIIKSLGISPRRTIRIGLWGGEEQGLIGSRNYVKRVYGVRDGENIAYKPGAEKFSVYFNMDNGTGKYRGVYMQGNEKARVVFREWLKPFEKLGASTLTLRNTGGTDHLAFDGINLPGFQFIQDPIEYFSRTHHTSMDLYDKAIEEDLKHNAVMTAAFAWLAANRDELFPRKD, from the coding sequence ATGAGGATTCTACTTAACGCATTGCTCATTCTGTTGCTGGTACTGCCTTCCGTGGCGCAGGAGAAAGTAGATACCGCAATGGTATCACGCATTAAAAAAGAAGGCTTTGAAAATTCACAGGTCATGAACATACTCGGTATGCTTACCGATGTGCATGGCCCTCGCTTAACCAATTCGCCCGGTTATAAAAGCGCGGCAAATTATGCCAAGGCTGAGTTGGAAAAATGGGGTTTGCAAAATGCCCACTTTGACTATTGGGATGAAGACTTTGGCAGAGGCTGGTACCTGAAAAAATTCAGCTTGCATGCTACGGCACCGGTTTACTTTCCGGTGATTGCATTCCCGAAAGCATGGACACCTGGGATAAAAGGTAACGTTCAGGCGGAAGCTGTTTACCTGGATATTCAGAAGGAAGAAGACCTGGAGAAGTATAAAGGAAAGTTGAAAGGAAAGATTGTGTTGTTCAGTTTACCTACACCGGTGAAGCCTGGTTTTGAACCCGATGCCCGCAGGTGGGAAGAGAAGGATTTGTTGGACATGGCTAACTCAGGCCCGACTGAAGCTTTTCGTGGCAGGAGATTTTTTGCACCAACAGAACCGCAGCGGTTGGCATTCAAGAAGTGGGATATGTGTATGAAGGAGGGAGCATTAGCTATCCTTGAAGCAAGTCCGAGTTCTCGCCTTGAAGATGGTACTGTTATGGCTTCAGCAGCAACGGTTCCCTATCCACCGGAAGCTCCTTTTGAAGGACGGTTACAATCACGTAGTGCAAATGCGCCAAAAATTTTACCGCAAGTTGTTGTTTCAGCAGAGCACTACAACCGCATGGTGCGGCAGATTCAGCAAGGCATCCCCGTGAAACTCGAGATGGCACTTGAAACAGAGTTTACGCCAAATGAAAAAGGTTTTAATGTGATAGCTGAAATTCCGGGTACGGATTTGAAAGATGAGGTGGTGATGATTGGTGCCCACCTGGATTCGTGGCACAGCGGAACGGGTACTACGGATAATGCTTCTGGTTCAGCCGTAATGATGGAGGCGATGCGCATCATTAAATCGTTGGGAATTAGCCCAAGAAGAACCATTCGCATTGGCCTGTGGGGAGGTGAGGAGCAGGGATTGATCGGTTCACGTAATTATGTGAAACGTGTGTATGGTGTTCGTGATGGTGAAAACATTGCTTACAAACCAGGAGCAGAGAAATTCTCCGTTTACTTTAACATGGATAACGGCACCGGTAAATACCGCGGTGTGTACATGCAAGGCAATGAAAAAGCGCGCGTAGTGTTTCGCGAGTGGCTGAAGCCGTTTGAAAAGTTAGGCGCCTCTACATTGACGTTGCGTAACACAGGTGGCACCGATCACCTGGCATTTGATGGCATCAATTTGCCCGGTTTCCAGTTTATTCAGGACCCGATTGAATACTTTTCCCGTACACACCACACCAGCATGGATTTGTACGATAAAGCCATTGAAGAGGATTTAAAACACAACGCAGTCATGACAGCCGCATTTGCCTGGCTGGCCGCTAACCGCGATGAGTTGTTTCCAAGAAAGGATTGA
- a CDS encoding DNA-3-methyladenine glycosylase I, whose amino-acid sequence MPAKEKTRCPWCLKFDQYVEYHDTEWGVPVHDDRTHFEFLILEGAQAGLSWEIILKKREGYRKAFADFDPEKVARFTEKRLEKLLLDPGIVRNRLKVYAAVNNAKRFLEVQKEFGSFNNYIWSFVNGKPIVNKWRTMKQIPATSKESDALSKDLLKRGFKFVGSTVIYAHMQACGLVNDHLVDCFRYRQV is encoded by the coding sequence ATGCCTGCAAAAGAAAAGACGCGTTGCCCCTGGTGCCTGAAATTCGATCAATACGTTGAATACCATGATACAGAATGGGGCGTTCCGGTACACGATGACCGCACCCATTTTGAATTTTTAATCCTGGAAGGCGCTCAGGCCGGTTTAAGCTGGGAGATTATTCTTAAAAAACGCGAGGGTTATCGAAAGGCATTTGCCGACTTTGATCCGGAGAAAGTTGCCCGATTTACCGAAAAGCGATTGGAGAAACTTTTACTTGATCCCGGCATTGTGCGCAACCGACTGAAAGTGTACGCGGCTGTTAATAATGCCAAACGTTTTCTGGAGGTTCAGAAAGAATTTGGGAGCTTCAATAATTATATCTGGAGTTTCGTGAATGGTAAACCGATTGTAAACAAATGGAGAACCATGAAACAGATCCCAGCTACCTCAAAAGAATCGGATGCGCTGAGTAAAGATTTGCTGAAGCGTGGATTTAAGTTTGTCGGCAGCACGGTAATCTATGCACACATGCAGGCCTGCGGACTGGTGAACGATCACCTGGTGGATTGCTTTCGCTACAGGCAGGTATAA
- a CDS encoding RidA family protein translates to MKKYTFLFCLVLLSGSVFAQTPEAKLKELNIELFKPAAPMANYVRAVRTGNLIFLAGHGPTRADGTNIQGKVGKDLTIEQGYDAARQTGIALLSTLKSEVGDLSKVKRIVKVLGMVNCTEDFKDQPKVINGFSDLMVAVFGEKGKHARSAVGMYALPSNISVEIEMIVEVE, encoded by the coding sequence ATGAAAAAGTATACCTTTCTCTTTTGCCTTGTTCTGCTTTCCGGTTCTGTGTTTGCCCAAACACCTGAGGCAAAACTTAAAGAGCTAAATATCGAATTGTTTAAGCCGGCTGCGCCCATGGCCAATTATGTTCGGGCGGTCCGCACCGGTAACTTGATTTTCTTGGCCGGTCACGGCCCAACGCGAGCAGACGGCACCAACATTCAGGGAAAAGTGGGCAAGGATTTAACGATTGAACAAGGCTACGATGCTGCGCGGCAAACCGGCATTGCGTTGTTGTCAACTTTAAAATCGGAAGTAGGCGATTTGAGCAAAGTCAAACGCATTGTAAAAGTGCTGGGCATGGTAAACTGCACGGAAGATTTCAAAGACCAACCCAAAGTGATCAATGGTTTTTCCGACCTGATGGTAGCCGTGTTTGGCGAAAAGGGGAAGCATGCCCGTTCAGCCGTAGGCATGTACGCGTTACCCTCCAACATATCGGTGGAGATTGAAATGATTGTAGAAGTGGAATAA
- a CDS encoding gluconokinase has protein sequence MRSHSSIGLAIDIGTSNIKALVVDAEGRELFSNQLPCVTHHPQAGFSEQNPEKIFGDVCRAIQLCPTEIKKDISFISLSSAMHSMMAVDEEGNPLTPLIIWSDLRSKDESNSIRKNKHLVDQLARTGTPVHPMSPLCKIMWWQKHQPEIIERAHKFIGIKEYIWFRFFRCYEVDHGLASATGLLDIEKKSWFGPALELAGINSDKLSSPVSVYHHRSITNKTLLTELGLSSAVPVIIGSSDGCLAQLGSGAMDSNALSLTIGTSGAVRRVVRGKNDTYNPLVFRYLLDEDTIIEGGATNNGAVLIDWFQKSFLNETISTEEFIERAFTAPPGANGLLFLPYIYGERAPLYDPDASGIFLGMHQQHRQEHVMRALLEGIVFALYDIATLIENNSGAYGHIIASGGFVRSHKWLQLVADVFGKPVHVPQREDASAWGAALLGFSALDIPTHVGVVQTTTIYPNESVHQQYKIQWEQFKKLQVLSQSFRS, from the coding sequence TTGCGCAGTCATTCTTCAATCGGTCTTGCCATCGACATCGGCACCAGCAACATTAAAGCACTTGTTGTTGATGCTGAAGGCAGGGAATTATTTTCAAACCAATTGCCCTGCGTAACGCATCATCCTCAAGCAGGTTTTTCAGAGCAGAATCCGGAGAAAATTTTTGGAGACGTTTGTCGGGCAATTCAATTGTGCCCAACTGAAATCAAGAAAGACATTTCGTTTATTAGTCTGAGTAGTGCCATGCACAGCATGATGGCTGTAGATGAAGAAGGTAATCCACTTACTCCGTTGATTATCTGGTCTGACCTGCGCAGCAAAGATGAAAGTAACAGCATTCGCAAGAACAAACATCTTGTTGATCAACTTGCCCGAACCGGAACCCCGGTTCACCCCATGTCGCCTTTATGCAAGATTATGTGGTGGCAGAAGCATCAACCCGAAATAATTGAGCGCGCGCATAAGTTCATTGGCATTAAAGAATACATCTGGTTCAGATTTTTTCGCTGCTATGAAGTGGATCATGGCCTTGCATCCGCAACCGGCTTATTGGATATAGAAAAGAAATCGTGGTTTGGTCCGGCTCTTGAATTGGCTGGCATTAACAGCGACAAATTATCATCACCCGTTTCAGTTTATCATCATCGTAGTATTACTAACAAGACCTTATTGACTGAGTTGGGATTGTCTTCAGCGGTTCCTGTAATAATCGGATCAAGTGATGGCTGCCTGGCGCAGTTGGGCAGCGGAGCGATGGATTCAAATGCACTTTCCTTAACCATCGGCACAAGCGGGGCGGTAAGAAGAGTGGTAAGAGGAAAGAATGACACGTATAATCCGCTCGTGTTCCGATACCTGCTCGATGAAGACACTATAATTGAGGGAGGCGCTACCAACAACGGTGCGGTATTAATCGATTGGTTTCAAAAAAGTTTTTTGAACGAAACAATCAGCACAGAAGAATTTATTGAGCGTGCTTTCACGGCACCTCCGGGCGCTAACGGACTTCTTTTTCTTCCTTATATCTATGGAGAACGCGCTCCACTGTATGATCCGGATGCATCCGGTATTTTCTTGGGGATGCACCAGCAACATCGGCAGGAACATGTTATGCGCGCTTTGCTGGAGGGGATCGTTTTTGCGCTCTACGATATTGCCACACTGATTGAAAACAACAGCGGAGCATACGGGCACATTATTGCAAGTGGAGGTTTTGTGCGTTCGCACAAGTGGTTGCAACTTGTGGCGGATGTTTTCGGCAAGCCGGTTCATGTTCCTCAGCGCGAAGATGCCTCGGCATGGGGAGCAGCCTTGTTGGGCTTCAGCGCCCTTGATATCCCCACTCATGTTGGTGTAGTACAGACGACCACCATTTATCCAAACGAATCCGTGCATCAGCAATACAAAATCCAGTGGGAGCAATTCAAAAAATTACAGGTATTGAGTCAATCGTTCCGGTCTTGA
- the gnd gene encoding decarboxylating 6-phosphogluconate dehydrogenase, which produces MQLGLIGLGKMGHNLALNFTRNNHKVYGYDTSSAALERLKGDGVSTCSSLEEMVHNLPARKVIWIMVPAGKTVDIIINNLSQYLRPGDVIIDGGNSNYKDSQTRGRELEKVGIHLLDCGTSGGVDGALHGVCTMIGGAPDVFSYCEPLFKSISVENGYLYCGPIGCGHFVKMVHNGIEYGMMQAIGEGFELMNKFNPDLDLASVARVWNHGSVVRSWLMELSQRALEKDKNLESIKGVAHSSGEGKWAVESALDMGVSLPVITLSLLMRYRTQTDDTLSGKLVAALRNEFGGHGVERK; this is translated from the coding sequence ATGCAACTCGGACTCATCGGCTTAGGTAAAATGGGCCACAACCTTGCCCTCAACTTTACGCGGAACAACCATAAAGTGTATGGGTACGACACCAGTTCGGCTGCTTTGGAACGGCTCAAAGGCGATGGCGTGTCAACGTGTTCTTCGCTGGAAGAAATGGTGCACAACTTACCTGCGCGAAAAGTAATCTGGATAATGGTACCTGCCGGGAAAACGGTTGACATCATCATCAATAACTTATCGCAATACCTTCGGCCGGGCGATGTAATTATTGACGGAGGCAATTCGAATTATAAAGACTCACAAACGCGTGGGCGTGAGCTTGAAAAAGTCGGCATTCATTTACTCGATTGTGGAACCAGCGGAGGAGTTGATGGCGCGTTGCATGGTGTGTGCACCATGATTGGCGGAGCCCCAGATGTATTTAGTTACTGTGAACCATTGTTCAAATCCATTTCCGTTGAAAACGGATACCTGTATTGCGGCCCCATCGGCTGCGGGCATTTTGTAAAGATGGTGCATAACGGTATAGAGTACGGCATGATGCAGGCCATAGGCGAAGGCTTTGAGTTGATGAACAAATTCAATCCCGATCTGGACCTGGCTTCGGTCGCCCGTGTATGGAATCATGGCTCTGTCGTACGCAGTTGGTTAATGGAGTTATCACAACGTGCGCTCGAAAAGGATAAGAACCTGGAATCAATTAAAGGAGTAGCGCATTCTTCAGGCGAAGGCAAGTGGGCGGTAGAAAGTGCATTGGACATGGGCGTGTCGCTACCGGTGATAACCCTTTCGTTATTGATGCGTTACCGCACCCAAACCGATGACACCCTTTCCGGCAAACTGGTAGCCGCTTTGCGCAACGAGTTTGGTGGACATGGTGTGGAGCGGAAGTAA
- a CDS encoding PLP-dependent aspartate aminotransferase family protein — translation MAHGSSKLTQSVHAGSPGDSLYKGTVNPIFPASAYDYEGTGETQYPRYFNTPNQRAVAQKMAALENGEDALVFSSGLAAIMTSFFAFLKQGDHAVLQNDLYGGTFNAVAVEFPKFGIDYTLVDGTNPEAFEQAIRPNTKVIYIETPSNPTLTITDIKAVAAIAKKHNLITIIDNTFASPVNQNPIDLGIDVVTHSGTKYIGGHSDLCCGVAVASAAHIKQIWNSAFHFGGSLDAHTCWMVERSLKTIVLRVRQQNENALKLAQWLKTHKKVGKVYYPGLPDHPGHTIAKAQMPGGFGGMLSFEVMGDPHAFMGRLKLIKRALSLGGVESTICSPVKTSHAKMSAEERAKINVTDNLIRFSVGIEEVEDLIQDLEQALS, via the coding sequence ATGGCACACGGCTCATCCAAACTGACACAAAGCGTTCATGCAGGCTCACCCGGAGATTCTCTGTACAAAGGAACGGTTAACCCCATCTTCCCGGCCTCCGCATACGACTATGAAGGCACAGGAGAAACGCAGTACCCGCGCTATTTCAACACCCCAAACCAACGAGCCGTGGCTCAAAAAATGGCGGCCCTCGAAAACGGAGAAGATGCGCTGGTGTTCAGCTCCGGCCTGGCCGCAATCATGACTTCCTTCTTTGCTTTTCTTAAACAAGGTGATCATGCCGTGCTCCAAAACGATTTATATGGCGGCACATTTAACGCGGTGGCCGTAGAGTTCCCCAAATTCGGCATCGACTATACCCTGGTGGATGGCACTAACCCCGAAGCATTCGAGCAAGCCATCCGGCCCAACACGAAAGTGATCTATATTGAAACACCCTCCAACCCAACACTTACCATTACGGATATTAAAGCCGTTGCCGCCATTGCCAAAAAACATAACCTCATCACCATCATCGATAATACGTTTGCCTCTCCGGTTAATCAAAATCCAATCGACCTGGGCATTGATGTGGTGACGCACAGCGGAACAAAATACATTGGCGGGCACAGTGATTTGTGTTGTGGTGTGGCCGTGGCCTCAGCCGCACACATCAAACAAATCTGGAACAGCGCGTTTCACTTTGGCGGATCGTTGGATGCGCACACGTGTTGGATGGTGGAGCGCAGCTTAAAAACCATTGTGCTGCGCGTGCGGCAACAAAATGAAAATGCATTGAAACTGGCACAATGGCTGAAGACGCATAAAAAAGTTGGAAAGGTGTATTATCCCGGTTTACCCGATCATCCCGGACACACAATTGCCAAAGCGCAGATGCCGGGTGGCTTTGGAGGGATGCTCTCGTTTGAAGTGATGGGTGATCCACATGCTTTTATGGGCCGATTGAAATTGATCAAGCGGGCATTGAGTTTGGGTGGAGTGGAAAGCACGATTTGTTCACCGGTAAAAACATCGCATGCCAAAATGAGTGCTGAAGAGCGCGCCAAGATTAACGTAACCGACAACCTGATAAGGTTCTCAGTTGGGATTGAAGAGGTGGAGGATTTGATTCAGGATTTGGAACAGGCGCTATCATAA